A DNA window from Chelativorans sp. AA-79 contains the following coding sequences:
- the glgB gene encoding 1,4-alpha-glucan branching protein GlgB: MNLMADTAPWRLDDPHAIGALVAGRHGDPFSVLGPHRSSAGIVLRVLRPEAETAEAIDPETGKSLGKLLRRHARGFFEGLISKKNTVPGYRIRFTRESDTWEEEDPYRFPSTFGELDLYLMGEGRHQRLYEKLGAHPMTLEGIAGTRFAVWAPNASRVSIVGNFNGWDGRRHQMRVHPGLGVWEMFVPGVQLGELYKYEIIGSQGEVLPTKADPVGFRAEVPPATASVVNGLPQVDWDDKDWMESRAERNDRSAPISIYEVHLGSWRRREDGGYFTYDELADQLIPYVKDMGFTHIECMPVSEHPFSGSWGYQPVGLYAPTSRFGTPEDFARFVGRCHREGLGVIIDWVPAHFPSDAHGLARFDGTALYEHADPRLGFHRDWNTLIYNFGRREVANFLGANALFWLDQYHVDALRVDAVASMLYLDYSRQPGEWVPNVHGGNENLEAIAFLRDTNIALFGSHPGATSIAEESTAFPGVSRPAYAGGLGFGFKWNMGWMHDTLDYMSQDPIHRRYHHDRMTFGLIYAFSENFILPLSHDEVVHGKGSLIGRMPGDQWQKFANLRAYFAFMWTHPGKKLLFMGGEFAQEREWNHDWQLEWHHLDDPMHRGVRDLVRDLNRIYRNEKALHELDCEPEGFEWIDASDPGISTYVYMRKGREGARPIVVACNFTPVVREDFRIGLPRAGEWREILNSDDSRYGGSGATNGTVAATEEAWHGRPASASVKLPPLGTLILACEP, from the coding sequence ATGAACCTCATGGCGGATACTGCGCCCTGGAGACTGGACGATCCGCACGCCATCGGCGCGCTCGTGGCGGGCAGGCATGGCGACCCGTTTTCGGTCCTCGGACCGCATCGGAGTTCTGCTGGCATCGTGCTGCGCGTGCTGCGGCCCGAAGCGGAGACGGCGGAGGCGATCGACCCCGAAACCGGCAAGAGCCTGGGAAAGCTCCTGCGGCGCCATGCGCGCGGCTTCTTCGAGGGGCTGATCTCGAAAAAGAATACCGTACCAGGATACCGGATCCGCTTCACCCGGGAGAGCGATACCTGGGAGGAGGAGGACCCCTACCGCTTCCCCAGCACGTTCGGAGAGCTCGACCTCTATCTCATGGGGGAGGGGCGACACCAGCGCCTCTATGAAAAGCTGGGCGCTCATCCCATGACCCTGGAGGGCATCGCCGGCACGCGCTTCGCCGTCTGGGCGCCCAATGCGAGCCGCGTCAGCATCGTCGGCAATTTCAACGGCTGGGACGGACGGCGCCACCAGATGCGGGTGCACCCGGGCCTCGGCGTGTGGGAGATGTTCGTTCCCGGCGTACAGCTCGGCGAACTTTACAAATACGAGATCATCGGCAGCCAGGGCGAGGTTCTGCCCACCAAGGCCGATCCGGTGGGCTTTCGGGCCGAGGTGCCGCCTGCCACGGCCTCCGTCGTCAACGGCCTGCCGCAGGTGGATTGGGACGACAAGGATTGGATGGAAAGCCGCGCGGAGCGCAATGACCGCAGCGCGCCGATCTCGATTTACGAGGTGCATCTGGGTTCATGGCGCAGGCGCGAGGATGGCGGCTATTTTACCTATGACGAGCTCGCCGACCAGCTCATTCCCTACGTGAAGGATATGGGCTTCACGCATATCGAGTGCATGCCGGTGAGCGAGCATCCCTTCTCCGGTTCCTGGGGATACCAGCCTGTCGGACTCTACGCGCCAACGAGCCGCTTTGGCACTCCTGAAGACTTCGCCCGTTTCGTCGGTCGCTGTCATCGGGAAGGGCTCGGCGTCATCATCGACTGGGTGCCGGCGCATTTCCCGTCCGATGCGCACGGGCTCGCCCGCTTCGACGGCACCGCGCTTTACGAACACGCCGATCCGCGGCTTGGCTTCCATCGCGACTGGAACACGCTCATCTATAATTTCGGCCGCCGCGAGGTGGCGAATTTCCTGGGTGCCAACGCGCTGTTCTGGCTCGACCAGTACCACGTGGATGCGCTGCGCGTGGATGCCGTGGCCTCCATGCTCTATCTCGACTACAGCCGCCAGCCGGGCGAGTGGGTCCCCAACGTGCATGGCGGGAACGAAAACCTGGAGGCGATCGCGTTCCTGCGCGACACGAACATCGCGCTCTTCGGCTCGCATCCCGGCGCCACCTCGATCGCCGAGGAATCGACCGCTTTTCCAGGCGTGTCACGCCCCGCCTATGCGGGTGGCCTGGGCTTCGGCTTCAAGTGGAACATGGGTTGGATGCATGACACGCTGGACTATATGAGCCAGGATCCAATTCATCGCAGGTACCATCACGACCGGATGACCTTCGGCCTGATCTATGCGTTCTCCGAGAATTTCATCCTGCCGCTCAGCCATGACGAGGTCGTCCACGGCAAGGGCTCGCTGATCGGCCGCATGCCGGGCGACCAATGGCAGAAATTCGCCAATCTGCGCGCCTATTTCGCCTTCATGTGGACCCATCCCGGCAAGAAGCTCCTCTTCATGGGCGGCGAGTTCGCGCAGGAGCGGGAGTGGAACCACGACTGGCAGCTCGAGTGGCACCACCTCGACGATCCGATGCACCGGGGCGTGCGCGACCTCGTGCGCGATTTGAACCGGATTTACCGGAACGAAAAGGCGCTGCACGAGCTCGATTGCGAACCGGAAGGCTTCGAGTGGATCGACGCCTCGGACCCGGGCATCAGCACCTATGTCTATATGCGAAAGGGTAGGGAGGGAGCACGGCCCATCGTCGTGGCCTGCAATTTCACGCCCGTCGTGCGCGAGGATTTCCGCATCGGCCTCCCGCGCGCCGGGGAGTGGCGGGAAATCCTCAACAGCGACGACAGCCGCTATGGCGGTTCCGGCGCGACGAACGGCACGGTGGCGGCCACGGAGGAAGCGTGGCACGGCCGCCCAGCCTCTGCGAGCGTGAAGCTGCCTCCCCTGGGCACGCTCATCCTCGCCTGCGAACCATAA
- the treS gene encoding maltose alpha-D-glucosyltransferase: MNTMEKLASDVATPREDEALQATPASDIRATDWYKDAVIYQLHIKAFQDSNGDGIGDFNGLMQRLDYVERLGVNTIWLLPFYPSPLRDDGYDIADYRSINPSYGTMRDFRRFVAEAHRRGIRVITELVINHTSDQHPWFQRARHAKKGSAARKFYVWNDDDERYPETRIIFLDTEKSNWTWDPVAGQFFWHRFYSHQPDLNFDNPRVLEEVVKTMHYWLDMGVDGLRLDAIPYLVERDGTNNENLPETHEILRRIRRALDEKYPDRMLLAEANQWPEDTRPYFGEGDECHMAFHFPLMPRIFMALAQEDRHPISDIMRQTPEIPESCQWAIFLRNHDELTLEMVTDRERDYLWHTYAEDVRARINLGIRRRLAPLMQNDRRKMELMNALLFSMPGTPVVYYGDELGMGDNIYLGDRDGVRTPMQWSPDRNGGFSRANPQMLYLPPIMDPVYGFQTINAEAQEADPSSLLNWVRRMIGVRKQHPAFGRGDFTMLYPRNRRILAYTRSDGNETILCVANLSRSPQAVELDLSKHRGCVPVELISQSPFPPIGDLPYMLTLSGYGTFWFQLAAEAQGPDWHSNVPEPLPEFITLPVVGGRIERALEGRERRQLEQDVLPQFMQRQRWYGAKGEAIRSAAIREVAKLGDEAGFLTIVDVRLSPSGSQQYLLPLTVLWGEENVQFGAPKLSVTLARVRKGPQLGALIDGSYDDRFASDLMRRMQERQEIEVPGGVLRFYGNKQLAGMSFAEPPSPLMGEQSNVSVAFERQALLKIFRRLRPGDQPEVEVARFLTEVAGFKNTPAFLGTVELEDGGEKTVLASVSGFVENQGDAWSVFVHALERQIEDEILAPPVVSAVPAEEATSQFLYPLDLLRRLGERTGEMHAALAVETDIEAFRCERVRRADISGWVKDVRSQVAAARAALDRNKDRLPAGVKESVERLLSLRQEVDRRLGALAKLAPSGKKSRIHGDYHLGQVLVSQQDLYIIDFEGEPRRSLEERRGKSSPLRDVAGMLRSFDYAAWAAVRQVAARLPDQARDSGSLARQWRERMSAEFLDGYFAACEGAQNQPENAGTRQALLELFLLQKGFYEINYELSNRPDWVGIPVQGVLDLIERRST, from the coding sequence ATGAACACGATGGAAAAGCTTGCTTCGGACGTCGCGACCCCACGCGAGGACGAGGCGCTGCAGGCCACGCCTGCAAGCGACATCCGGGCGACCGACTGGTACAAGGACGCCGTCATCTACCAGCTCCACATCAAGGCCTTCCAGGATTCGAACGGCGACGGCATCGGCGATTTCAATGGCCTGATGCAGCGGCTTGACTATGTGGAACGCCTGGGCGTGAACACGATCTGGCTGCTTCCCTTCTATCCATCGCCGCTCAGGGACGACGGCTACGACATTGCCGACTACCGCTCGATCAATCCTTCCTACGGCACGATGCGCGATTTCCGCCGCTTCGTGGCGGAGGCGCACCGGCGCGGGATCCGGGTGATCACGGAACTCGTCATCAACCACACCTCCGACCAGCATCCCTGGTTCCAGCGGGCGCGCCATGCGAAGAAGGGTTCGGCGGCGCGGAAGTTCTATGTCTGGAACGACGACGACGAGCGCTACCCTGAGACGCGCATCATTTTCCTCGATACCGAGAAGTCCAACTGGACCTGGGACCCGGTGGCCGGCCAGTTCTTCTGGCACCGCTTCTACTCCCACCAGCCCGACCTCAATTTCGACAATCCCCGCGTCCTCGAAGAGGTCGTCAAGACCATGCATTATTGGCTCGACATGGGCGTGGACGGGCTCCGCCTCGATGCCATCCCCTATCTCGTCGAGCGTGACGGCACGAACAACGAGAACCTGCCCGAGACGCACGAGATCCTGAGGAGGATCCGGCGGGCGCTGGACGAGAAGTATCCCGACCGGATGCTGCTTGCCGAAGCCAACCAGTGGCCGGAAGACACGCGGCCCTATTTCGGCGAGGGCGACGAGTGCCATATGGCGTTCCACTTCCCGCTGATGCCGCGCATCTTCATGGCGCTGGCCCAGGAAGACCGGCATCCGATCTCGGACATCATGCGGCAGACGCCGGAAATCCCCGAATCCTGCCAGTGGGCCATCTTCCTCAGAAACCATGACGAGCTGACGCTGGAAATGGTGACCGACCGAGAGCGCGACTATCTGTGGCACACCTATGCCGAGGATGTGCGGGCGCGCATCAATCTCGGCATCCGGCGCAGGCTGGCGCCATTGATGCAGAACGACCGGCGCAAGATGGAGCTGATGAACGCTCTTCTCTTCTCCATGCCGGGCACGCCGGTCGTCTATTACGGCGACGAGCTCGGCATGGGCGACAACATCTATCTCGGCGACCGGGACGGCGTTCGCACGCCCATGCAGTGGTCGCCCGACCGCAATGGCGGCTTCTCGCGTGCCAATCCGCAGATGCTCTACCTGCCGCCGATCATGGACCCGGTCTACGGCTTCCAGACCATCAATGCCGAGGCACAGGAGGCTGACCCCTCGTCGCTGCTCAACTGGGTGCGCCGTATGATCGGCGTACGCAAGCAGCACCCGGCCTTCGGGCGCGGCGACTTCACGATGCTCTATCCGAGAAACCGTCGCATCCTTGCCTATACACGGAGCGACGGAAACGAGACGATCCTGTGCGTGGCCAACCTCTCGCGCTCGCCCCAGGCCGTGGAACTCGATCTTTCGAAGCACCGCGGCTGTGTTCCCGTGGAACTGATCAGCCAGTCCCCCTTCCCGCCGATCGGCGATCTTCCCTACATGCTGACCCTTTCCGGCTACGGCACCTTCTGGTTTCAGCTCGCCGCCGAGGCGCAGGGGCCGGACTGGCACAGCAATGTTCCCGAGCCGCTGCCGGAATTCATCACGCTCCCCGTGGTGGGAGGACGCATCGAACGGGCGCTCGAGGGGCGCGAGCGGCGGCAGCTCGAACAGGATGTGCTGCCGCAGTTCATGCAGCGCCAGCGCTGGTACGGCGCCAAGGGCGAGGCGATACGTTCGGCCGCGATCCGCGAGGTGGCCAAGCTTGGCGACGAGGCGGGGTTCCTCACCATCGTGGATGTCAGGCTCTCCCCGTCGGGCAGCCAGCAATATCTGCTGCCGCTTACGGTGTTGTGGGGCGAGGAGAACGTGCAATTCGGTGCTCCGAAGCTCTCCGTGACCCTGGCGCGGGTGCGCAAGGGCCCGCAGCTCGGTGCGCTCATCGACGGCTCCTATGACGACCGCTTCGCCTCCGACCTGATGCGGCGGATGCAAGAGCGGCAGGAGATCGAGGTGCCGGGCGGCGTGCTGCGCTTCTACGGCAACAAGCAGCTTGCCGGCATGAGCTTCGCCGAGCCGCCGTCGCCGCTGATGGGCGAGCAGAGCAATGTTTCGGTCGCCTTCGAGCGTCAGGCGCTGCTCAAGATCTTCCGCCGCCTGAGGCCCGGCGACCAGCCGGAAGTCGAGGTGGCGCGGTTCCTGACCGAAGTGGCGGGTTTCAAGAACACGCCGGCCTTCCTGGGGACGGTGGAACTGGAGGATGGCGGAGAGAAGACGGTGCTCGCCAGCGTGTCCGGCTTCGTCGAGAACCAGGGTGATGCCTGGAGCGTGTTCGTGCATGCGCTGGAGCGGCAGATCGAGGACGAGATCCTGGCACCGCCGGTCGTTTCGGCGGTTCCGGCGGAGGAGGCGACCTCGCAATTCCTCTATCCTCTGGACCTTCTGAGGAGGCTTGGCGAGCGGACCGGCGAAATGCATGCGGCGCTCGCCGTCGAAACCGACATCGAAGCCTTCCGCTGCGAGCGGGTGCGCCGTGCAGACATTTCGGGCTGGGTCAAGGATGTGCGGTCTCAGGTTGCGGCCGCCCGCGCGGCGCTCGATCGCAACAAGGACCGCCTGCCAGCCGGCGTGAAGGAAAGCGTCGAGCGGCTTCTGTCGCTCAGGCAGGAGGTGGACCGGCGGCTCGGTGCGCTCGCGAAGCTCGCGCCTTCCGGCAAGAAGTCGCGCATCCACGGCGACTACCATCTGGGTCAGGTGCTGGTCTCGCAACAGGACCTCTATATCATCGATTTCGAGGGTGAGCCGCGGCGGAGCCTCGAGGAACGGCGGGGCAAGAGCTCGCCGCTCAGGGACGTTGCCGGCATGCTGCGCTCCTTCGATTACGCGGCCTGGGCCGCCGTGCGCCAGGTGGCGGCGCGGCTGCCCGACCAGGCGCGTGACAGCGGTTCGCTCGCGCGCCAGTGGCGCGAACGCATGAGCGCGGAGTTCCTCGATGGTTATTTCGCGGCGTGCGAGGGCGCGCAGAACCAGCCGGAAAATGCGGGGACACGGCAGGCCCTGCTCGAACTTTTTCTGCTTCAGAAGGGTTTCTACGAGATCAATTACGAACTCTCCAACCGCCCGGATTGGGTGGGCATACCGGTGCAGGGTGTGCTCGACCTGATCGAAAGGAGGAGCACATGA
- the glgX gene encoding glycogen debranching protein GlgX, with amino-acid sequence MRVDIGLPYPLGATWDGSGVNVAVFSAHAEKIELCLFDAKGRREMSRIPLPEYTHEVWHGYFPDLRPGQVYGLRAHGPYDPANGHRFNPNKLLIDPYAKQLLGDIRWHDACFGYRVGSARQDLVMDRRDSAFVMPKCVVTDTAATWGNDVRPHRPWEETIIYEAHVKGMTVLHPDMPEQLRGTFGGLADSRVIDYLVKLGITAIEFLPVQAFFDDRYLVEKRLVNYWGYNTVGFFAPAPRYISPGGGLHEFKRMVRKLHEAGIEVILDVVYNHTAEGNELGPTLSFRGLDNANYYILGDDPRYYYDTTGCGNTVNLKHPRVLQMVMDSLRYWVEECHVDGFRFDLATALGRERDSFEPSSVFFDTVRQDPVLSRVKLIAEPWDLGPDGYQLGNFPPGWAEWNGAYRDWVRSFWRGDERATPDLASALLGSAGMFDRRGRRPWASINLITAHDGFTLADLYAYNERHNEANKEDNRDGHSDNRSWNCGVEGPTDDEDIKALRAKMRRNAIATLLLSQGTPMILMGDEVGRTQHGNNNAYCQDNEMNWLSWDGRSEEDEAFLQFVRRLAAYRRNHPRLRLKNFLHGQIVAEKYRDVSWLRPSGEPMTDEDWGDPGLKSFGLMLCDERGTCILILINGFHEPLEFSLPRELGAAGWKMVMRTDTGQWPVWEAMRTPHTLELADRSMVVLEGRVR; translated from the coding sequence GTGCGCGTGGATATCGGCCTTCCATACCCGCTTGGCGCCACCTGGGACGGGTCAGGCGTCAATGTCGCCGTCTTTTCGGCACATGCCGAAAAGATCGAGCTTTGCCTTTTCGATGCGAAGGGGCGGCGGGAAATGAGCCGCATCCCGCTGCCCGAATACACCCACGAGGTATGGCACGGTTACTTCCCGGACCTAAGGCCGGGACAGGTCTACGGCCTGCGCGCCCATGGGCCCTATGATCCGGCGAACGGCCACCGCTTCAATCCCAACAAGCTCCTGATCGACCCCTATGCGAAACAGCTTCTGGGCGATATCCGCTGGCACGATGCCTGTTTCGGCTACCGGGTTGGCTCTGCGCGTCAGGATCTCGTCATGGACCGGCGCGATTCGGCCTTCGTCATGCCCAAATGCGTGGTGACCGATACCGCCGCCACCTGGGGCAACGATGTGCGCCCGCACCGGCCCTGGGAGGAGACGATCATCTACGAGGCCCATGTGAAGGGCATGACGGTGCTGCATCCCGACATGCCGGAGCAACTGCGCGGCACCTTCGGCGGCCTCGCCGATTCCCGCGTCATCGACTATCTCGTCAAGCTCGGCATCACTGCCATCGAATTCCTGCCGGTGCAGGCCTTCTTCGACGACCGGTATCTCGTGGAGAAGCGCCTCGTCAATTATTGGGGCTACAACACGGTCGGCTTCTTCGCGCCGGCGCCGCGCTACATCTCGCCGGGGGGCGGCCTGCACGAATTCAAGCGCATGGTGCGCAAGCTGCACGAGGCCGGCATCGAGGTGATCCTCGACGTGGTCTACAACCACACCGCCGAAGGCAACGAACTCGGGCCCACGCTCTCCTTTCGGGGGCTCGACAACGCCAATTACTACATCCTGGGCGACGACCCTCGCTATTATTACGACACGACAGGCTGCGGGAACACGGTCAACCTGAAGCATCCGCGCGTCCTGCAGATGGTGATGGACTCGCTGCGCTACTGGGTCGAAGAATGCCATGTGGACGGCTTCCGCTTCGACCTCGCGACGGCGCTCGGCCGCGAGCGGGACAGTTTCGAGCCCTCTTCCGTCTTCTTCGACACGGTCCGTCAGGATCCGGTGCTGTCGCGCGTGAAGCTGATCGCCGAACCGTGGGATCTCGGACCCGACGGTTATCAGCTCGGCAATTTCCCACCCGGCTGGGCGGAATGGAACGGGGCTTATCGCGACTGGGTGCGCAGCTTCTGGCGCGGCGACGAGCGGGCGACCCCCGACTTGGCAAGCGCTCTTCTGGGGTCGGCCGGCATGTTCGACCGCCGTGGACGGCGGCCGTGGGCCAGCATCAACCTCATCACGGCGCATGACGGTTTCACGCTGGCCGACCTCTACGCCTACAACGAGCGCCACAACGAGGCGAATAAGGAGGACAACCGCGACGGCCACAGCGACAACCGGAGCTGGAACTGCGGCGTGGAGGGTCCCACCGACGACGAGGACATCAAGGCGCTCCGGGCCAAGATGCGGCGCAACGCCATCGCCACGCTGCTTCTGTCGCAGGGGACGCCCATGATCCTGATGGGCGACGAGGTGGGCCGCACGCAGCACGGCAATAACAACGCCTATTGCCAGGACAATGAGATGAACTGGCTTTCCTGGGATGGCCGAAGCGAGGAGGACGAAGCCTTCCTCCAGTTCGTACGGCGCCTCGCCGCCTATCGACGCAACCATCCGCGCCTGAGGCTGAAGAATTTCCTGCACGGCCAGATCGTCGCGGAGAAATACCGCGACGTCTCTTGGCTGCGGCCCTCGGGCGAGCCGATGACCGACGAGGACTGGGGCGATCCAGGTCTCAAGAGCTTCGGCCTGATGCTCTGTGACGAGCGCGGCACGTGCATCCTCATCCTCATCAACGGCTTTCACGAGCCGCTGGAATTCAGCCTCCCCCGGGAGCTGGGAGCTGCCGGCTGGAAGATGGTCATGCGGACCGACACGGGGCAATGGCCGGTCTGGGAGGCGATGCGCACGCCGCACACGCTGGAACTCGCCGACCGCTCGATGGTTGTGCTGGAAGGCCGAGTAAGGTGA